The genomic region AAACTGGGGTTATTGTATTTGCTGTGCCAGAAATTGTTGCTGCTGTGAGTCAGGGACTTTACAGGCTGCGCTGCAATACATACTGTTTCTATATTTAGGCTGCGACAACAGTACGCCATCCCTCATTGTGGTGCCACACAGAGCCGAGGGGATTCCTGCACGGTCCACTCATAGGTTATCGCCACACTTAGAGAGACATTAACGGGAGTCCTGCTGTGTTGAGATCATTTATGTGTCATTTTACACAttatttgttatatttgttATTGTCTGACCTTTAAATAGACGGAGTCATTCCTCAGTGGTGATTCAGACTCAGTAACTGTGTTTCTAAAGTTACATAAACCCTGAAAACAACTGCGGAAATGACAAATAATGATGATTATCAGCGGCGCTGGTCGAGTACCACAGAGGAGAATTACGCGCCTACTGCAAAGCGAGTCTGCGAGTACGTGGTGGCACATTACTGAGATAGATTAGTGAGAAGTGGCGCTCCTCACATGAGGGATGAGGAGAGTTTCCACCCCCGCTGTAAGGTTCAAAATGTTTCAAGCTATTTTTAAACAGGAGGAATAATTAGAAAAGcagtttcctgtttgtgttcctgTTGATCATCAGGCATGAAGGTGTTACTTTGCAAAGACACATTTAAGATACTTAGAGTTAGTAACtttgtcgtgtgtgtgtgttgtgttttcagtgacTGGAGCCGAGTACGAGGCCATGCTCACAGAGATCATGTCCATGGGCTACGAAAGGGAGCGAGTGGTGGCGGCACTACGGGCCAGTTTCAACAACCCCCACAGAGCTGTGGAGTACCTCCTCACTGTGAGTCTCTCAGGAACTATATCACATCTGAAAAGCACTGCTGGTTTACAGGGGAACAACGTACATTTTTACAACGCTGATATTATCAAACGCCAAATGAGAGTAGATCTgaggtcagtgtttactttgaGTATGTTAACAGACAGTAACCGTCAATCCTGCAAAGTATCTGGGGACgactttttttatgttttattttgttgtgatcAAATTTTTATTGAGTTTCTTTGCAAAGTATTAGTGATAATTCATATACAAAAAGCTGCATCACATCCACATGTGTCCATATATTTCACACATTTTACTGTTATTTAAACtccagaagaaaaaataaactgttgtCTAACCCTCCGCTCCCCACCCTGGCTGGTTTAGGATATCCTGTGATGTCTAAGTCTTGTAAAGAGGGACAAgagaaggaaacaaacaaacaaacaaacaaaacacatacaggGATAAGTAAGATGAGAAAGTGAATAACTACCCAGGTCCtgcgtgtgtgtctttgtctgtcGTTTAGTGTTCCCTCTCTAATTAGGAGGTTTTTGTAGGTCTGTGAACGTCTGATGTTTGAATGGTGACGAGCtgacacaaataaatgaatatgtggGAAACCCTAGTAACTAAcgtgccctgtttggttcggttcagtcaaGCTCAAGgtcatttgccccctcagtgcagttcgtttgggcaggtgtgaacacaccaaaacaaccggaccgagaccttcttgaagaggtggtctcagtccggttccaaaggaactctggtgcggttggtttgtggtgagaaggtgttccgacctggatgtgaagcaactgcagtcacatgacacattgtttgggttaaacatgagcatgttacagtcctggaggattattaatgtgcacctcctcctgtactgccttaatatgcacattcagcacatccaatgcatcaaaacattgttttctagttggagccgcgcctcgttttcaaactgtatggtttgactaaaatgaacaatgacagcaatatagtccacgatgagcagcgctaaaatcaacctgcgtagttgtccctccattgtgacattagaaagtgtcacatttatcttgcaagtgtactcttcttcaacgtttgctttacttcctggatttttcccgcatggaaattctgaccaatcaagagcagctttctcacacaaggcatttgatctggtcctcttgtaaatgctgccgtgagaacacgaaccaactctaggcaacatgagtccctgattcagaccaaaggagacgactctaggacAGACAGCAGCTTCAGGAGGCGCGGGACTTTGGATCAGTCAGATCACAGCTGTGAGGAACGTACAGCCCGGTCTTAGCAAATCCTTACAGGTGATCATGATGTTGAGATTCAGGTTTTAAATTTACGATTATTGACTTTCCTGAACTGAGACAAAATCTTGAGGGTCAAATTAAGTGGTTAGTCACCGACTAACATGAACCAAATGATCATTAGCTGACCTCCACGGCCCGACACTGTTCTgatctgtgtgttttgcagtgagcagggagtgtgtgtgattgacGGCTGTATTGTTGTGTTTGCAGGGTATCCCCAGCAGCCCAGTGCAGGAGAGTAATCCCCCGGCGCAGGCCCCCGCGTCCGGACCCACAGAAGCCCCGTCTCTAGCAGAGGGTGAGGCACGCAACTCGCTTTGGTCCAAAAATACACGCAGTCAGTATTTATGTGTCGGTCTCTGCCTGCtgggtaaaaaataaaaaccaggaCTGGAGCGGTGTCGATCGCAGCGGATTATTAAACTGCCTCCTTCATCTTAAACAGTATCAGACTCAACTAGTGTCCATGCATCAGATCATTTAGTCATTTACAGATTAACTATATTAATAATTGTCACAGTCTCACCGGCAGGCGATGACTCATCGTATGACTCATCAGTCACAGGATGTTTCTCTCATCTGTAAATTGTTGTTAGACTCATTACTCATCACCGAACCTGAACCTTTGTTTCTTCGCTCTGCGGAGACGTGTCGTTTCTCTCTGAGTGGATGGAGACAGTTTAGCTGCAGTGATTAGTCAATCAAAAGAGAATAATCATTAATATTTTGATATCTATTCATCATTGATGTTATTTTGTAAAGAAAGATGTCAAACATTTGATGGTTTCAGGCTCTAAAATTTAAGAATTTgcatcttttctttgtcttttttattgttaatttaatATTGAATATATACAAGGAGACATTTAATGATTTATGtagatgttttttctttctctgatgttttatagaccaaaccattaatcaagaaaataataagcAGATTAAATTAAAGGGGAGCTTGCTCATTACAATAGAGGAGAAAGCTTTTAAGATCTTGTTTATGATGAGAGACGAGTCACAACCACAAGGATTTAAAGTTGCACATCTGAGCGTCAGTGTCAGCTGATCATCTGATGCATGTTTCTGCTTTTGGGAAGTCTGTTGGTGAGATCATCTCATGTAGTGACACACTGAGGTGTGGTTTGTGGTCTCCGTAGTGTCCCCAGTGCAGGTTTTCCCGTCTCATAAAATAGCATAATCACCCCTCTGGTGTCGAACGCAAAGGCTCCGAAATTTGTTGACACTTGGTCGTGCGTCTCGGGTATGAAACAATTTAATCTTTAAGGTTATAATTACAGGACGCAAACACAACATTTGGCCGTATGTTAGGTTTTACTGTTGTTGCCAGGAGGGGTGTAAATCATCAGTTTCATCATGACAGGATATTAATATTGATTATTTGTAGTATCAACAAATTttgtattgttgtccaaagtCTGCTGAGATTCAATTTCGATTCGATGTcattcaggggcctgtgattGATATGAGATGATATTAAAACTTTTCCCAACAGCCATTTCTTCCTGTATTTTctccaaatccaaaatatttccactctgctgatttattcctgagtaaaTAACCTCATCGTCATCGTCTTTCTCTTTGCTGCTTGTCGTCTGCCTGCTACTGTTTGACAGTGAGTCAGACGTTAAAAATTAAAGCCTATTCTAAAGATAATGATacggatcgatgttttcactttgcatcaatgatacTGTGtcgttgatcattgaatcaatATATCAATCCCGATCATTGGATGGTTACACCTCTAGTTGCCAGGCAGCCTACTTCTCTGGTGACTCTTTCAGCAACACTCTGATTTCTTGCTTATCCTCAGAATACTTTGTTTGCACTCATGTTTTGGAGTGTAATGCAGCGAACAGTGCTTTGAGCATGAACGCCTCTGTGCGTGCTTGTAGCTCGTGCACCATGTACAAAGGCAGGCGCCATGGTGTCTTGCACGGGTATAAACAAAACTTGAGGGTGTACGTCATTTCTGCTGATTGACACATCTGCATTTATACATCCCTGGTCAGTTTCTTCCTACTTAATGTATTTCTGTAGCTGACATGGTATTTTTTAGCTATTTTACAACAGTTAATAACTTGATTATTTACTCGTTCAGCTGCCTACTGTTACTGAGGATCGTTAATGTTGTTTCTGATTTGATGACTTTTCTGAAAAGCAGTGAGTGAATGATGATATTTCAGGTAAGTTGAGCTCTGCTGAAACCACAAGGCATGCTGGTATgaactgcaaacacacatgtagCTCAGTCTGACCGTGAGTCTTGAGTTCAGCGTGAAATGGCAGAAAATTAGTATTAACAAAATGATGATGAAGACGTGTGGGCACAGCCAGGTATTAATGCATCTCCATTGTCCATCATGTGACTGATTTATGTCCCCCTCTTACTGATGCTCATCGTCTCCAGGAGAGAACCCACTTGCATTCCTGCGGACTCAGCCTCAGTTCCTGCACATGAGACAGGCCATCCAGCAGAACCCTGCTCTGCTACCAGCTCTGCTCCAACAACTAGGCAGGGAGAACCCTCAGCTTCTACAGGTAACTGCGTCAGGCGGCCCAAATGTAAACTTTGGGAAAAAACATTAGCTTCCAGAAAAGACAGTTTAACCCAACGTAAAGGCCTTCTTTAACTGTGACACATTGATAACTGAAACTACATTAACAGAATGAAAACATATGATACATTCTCTCCCAGTCTGTCGTtgctttactttttattattgcctgcagttgtttgaaacattaaaatgtgaggaaataaataattatattcATGTAGCCCACCCTACAGAAAGTCACGCTATAAGGTGTAGGGTTAACGGGACTGATTCTAAAATAATCCAGATTATTTCTGAGTTAACTGCTGTTTcataatattttacatttaaatttatgTAAAATACTTTGTCATTAATACGGCCTAAATAATTTTTGTAATCAGAGTACCTCAACAGTGTACTTCACTACAGAAGTGTCTGTAACTGCAAACTCAAAGTACTTTTACCTTCAGACTCAACTCAGCTGAATGACTACGTAATTTAGTGTAAACTTGTCGTGTTGTCACATTAAACTTCAGTTTCATATTCATGAAGAGAAACTCAGTCCTGCTGTGATTAGCTTCATTAGCTGTTGTGTGTTCACATTgcttaaataaaatgtcaaatatcacTTTTTGTAACCATACAAATATTAGCTCTGTTAGCCAAACACACTTCAGAACTTtgctgctaacggctaacagctaactagctctcctcacAGTGATAACAGCATGAAGACATTGGTTTTAGTCGCtctgtttattttgtcatttgctAAGTGACAgttaaacatacacacagagaagtCCCTTTCGTCTTCAGGGAATATCTCTGTACCAAACACATTTCTGTCGTCAACATGACGAGGTTAGTCTCAAGCCCTTTGATTTTTGAATTGAAAGGCGCAAATTAATTAGGATTGTATTTGGAACTTTGATGTTGTGCTGGCAGTATGATcatctttaaattaatttaacctttatttagaAAGATAATCTCATCAAGacactagggctgccacgattagtcgactaatcgatgactaatcaactattaaaataatcagtgactattttagtagtcgactaatcggtttgagtcatttttcatagacaactactataaaagtacccaaaatactcttactgcagcttcttacgttcagatattggcagctttacacactctcccgtgacagtgaactaaaaccctttggcgtgagtacgaaacaagacattagatgacgtaattttggggtttgggcgagacagaccgacatttttcaacattttaacacatttttcgatgaaatgattagtcgactaatcgaagaaataatcgacagattagtcgacaatggaaataatcgttagtggcagccctaatagACACACAGTCGTATTCTCAAGAGACACTTGAAAAAAGTTAGCGGGTCATTGGGCCGAGGTCAGTGTGGAACCATGAAACTCCTCTCGTTAACGTTAGTCTCTGGGTGATGACGCAAGTAAGTATTCACAGTATACGTCATGTTCGCTTCGCAAATGTCATTGTTTAGACgttaaattaaaacaagctgCACCCGCTGTCTTTTGTGAAGATGAATTAGTACAAGTTAAACTCGTCTGTGCTGCACTGACGCACAGTTTAGTTCCGCCTCTTTTGTTCCATCAACATCATGTTATGAACAAACGATTATTGACATTTGACAAACAGAGCTGCATCtgagtttagttttgtttgtcGGCCTGGTGTCAGATATTAACCCTTACCGCTCTCTTCTCCCCCGCAGCAAATCAGTCAGCATCAGGAGCTGTTCATCCAGATGTTGAACGAGCCGGTGGGAGAGGCAGGAGATGCGCCAGAAGTCGGAGAGATGGGAGCAGCCGGGGAGGAGGGCGCACCTGTCAACTATATCCAGGTTACACCTCAGGAGAAGGAAGCAATCGAAAGGGTGAGTGAAGGATGAATATTGGAAATGTTTGTTCTGTTGTTGaattagaaataaaaagctCTCACACCTGTcgtccttcctcctcctcttcctcctcttcatctgtcCCACCAGTTAAAAGCGTTGGGTTTCCCAGAGGCCCTGGTGATCCAGGCCTACTTTGCCTGCGAGAAGAACGAGAACCTGGCGGCCAACTTTCTCCTCAACCAGGGACTGGAAGACGACTGAGCAGCGCTGCCTTCCTGCTCCTCCCTCCTACCCTCCCCCTCTTCAGCTCAGCATAAAGACTGCACCCCCAACTTACTGTACAGCTACCAACCTCAGCTCAACCCgacaggaggggaggagaggggagagccagcaggggggggcggggggtgcGGGTGGGGGTGGGATGGGAAGGGTCGGGTCGACGGGGTGGGTGGTTAGGTTACAGCGGGGCGACACGTTTAAAGTACACAAAGTGGAGGTTGTGTGCAGGAAGGTCAGACTTGGATCATCGGAGGTCGAGGGCGGACGTATGATAAAATCCACGTGAATTCCAATGGAATGTGTGGGGTTTGTCTAGGGGAGATCTATAATTTGATTTTAGACGCGCTTTGTGACATTAGGGAGGGGGAGGGCGGCAGGGCTGAAGGGGTCTGCGACGAGAGCGTGTGCGCTAGTGTCTGCGTGTGTGAGTACATGTCCGTGTGCCTGTGCAGATGGATGCGATACAGTtaagctgaaaaaaacaaaacagtaatcAATTTGCATTCTCTAAGTTTGTTAATGCTGTAGCTGGATTGTATGGAAGCACATTCTCCTCACTGCACTTCAACATTATCAGTGTGTGTAACTGCTTGTATGTACCTCTGTAAGCCTCATGTACGTACGTCCAAGAATGAAATTTGGCAGAGATAGACTGGAGCGTGCTGCCCTTTGTATGTGTCTGACATGATGTTGCTGGGGTCTGTTTGGGGGGAACAATGGGAACTAAACTGACAAATAACAATCTGGTTATTCTGTTCACTTTGTACCGCCCTCGCCTGTCCTTCCATGGCAGCGTCTGCCTGTTAGGTCGCTCAAAAGTGGAACTGTTTTTGGTGCTAATTAACACTAAACATGAAAATCTCCTTCACAACTTTAACATTAGATTCTCCAACATTCTGATGACGTGTTTTTTAAGATCTTCCACTAtttaaacacacaacaacaacagagggaGAAACTGGAGCAGACACTATGATGGAGTACAGACTCACTCACTGAAATTTGTCAGTTTTAATTGACCcctcgctaagccccgcccctttgtgatggtccatcgcagtaaacatggagccctcactgtaactaactgcactccctgaagaaatataaTCATATGTTTGGACAAATGAGAGAGTGatgtcagagagaagcagacagaggggtctacagtctgtgtttgaaggatatatccaggatgtcaaactgactcagcagcaacaacaggttaaaaagacaaagatagttagaagctaaagccgaactataggctacagatcacagtgtaaaagtgaaccaccacatcactgctgatcgccacacaagacaatgaatataaagggaaactttgctgatattgaaccagcatgtgtatacattcagtaggctatatcttcagtagctagctagctaaccctacactttccagggtttgattttggttttggaacagggaagaaacgtatatctttttccaacctctccaggtaacgagtctcattaatacacgacgtgccccagacacaacatttagctccacatccacaaaaccagcctggaaatgaaggaaatctgaaacaatggAGCACAGCACAGATTGGCTAGGCTGTGTttgggggcggggcttagcgaagggtcaatttaCCCAAAGAGGGACCTTTCCTCCAGCTCACTAAATGTTTGTCTTTAGTTCGCCAGGTTGACGACACATTTTACAAGTTAACCCAAACGACAGCGCGCCCACACGCTTCAGTTCTAACGTGTTacatgcaaatgtgtgtgtgcagataaatgtgtgtaCTGCTTGGTGAGGTGGAAACCATCTGCATGAGGTTTTAACATGTGTGAGTGAGTCATCAGGACCATGCAATGATTTATTCTCTTTTTCTTTACGTCAGTTCTTCAGAGGTGGTCACAGAGAATAAACACCTTTATACAGCGATCATACCATGTACTAACATGTCTAGGATGtctacagttttttttctttccttgtaACATGGCTTCAGACATTCAGAACACTTCAGGGAAAGAACTGGGAACCAGATCCATCGACTTGTAGAGGAAACATACTGTACGTTTATCTTCCCCACCCGGGAACAATTCAATCTGATTGAATCTGAGTTCTAATGAAGCTTAGATTAAATtctgaataaaagaaaatgacacTAAAGGCACTTCCTGTTGTCTAAATCTTCTGGCGCTCTGTGTGCTGCCAGTCGGGAGCAACTTAAAATAAACCTGTACATGCTACAGGCAGGGGGCGGGGCCATAAGATTATGATTTCTGACAGTCaggtgactacaaagagacgcaaaacaactTTAATGAGAGCATAGAACTACAAGCACAGAACAACTTTAATGAGATGCAGAAAGatgacaaagacacaaagagatgcaaagcgaAATAAAGAGGCCCAGGACAACTACAGAGCGACACAGAACAACCTTaatgagatgcaaaacaactacaaaaagatacAGATCGActtaaagagatgcaaaatggctttgaagagagcatagaacTACAAAGACGCACAGAGCGACTTCAGACGCAAAATGACTcgagtttaaaaatatatagagatgcaaaacaactacagagcaCAGAACAACTACAAAGCTACACAGAACAACTTTAATGAGATGCAACACAACTCCAAAAAGATGCAGACCAACTACAAAGAGGcagaatgactacaaaaacaGCATAGaactacaaaaaaacagaaatacgTAGACAAAGAATGACTACAATGAGACACAATACAACTACAGAGCTACACAGAACAACTTAaatgagatgcaaaacaacatcaCAAAGAGGCAGAATGACTTTGGAGAGAgtgtaaaacaaccacagggcACAGAACAGCTACAAAGCTACACAGAACAACTTAaatgagatgcaaaatgacttcaaagagatgtGAAACAACTTCAAAGAAGCACagcgaccacaaagagacacagaacgactttaaagagacacaaaatgaccctgAAGAGAGTGTAGCACAACTTCTGAGACACAGCGACTTCAGACGCAGAATGATGAGTGAAGAGATAGGACacagaacaactacaaagagacgcaaactGACTTCAAAGCAatgcaaaacaacttcaaaaagATGCGAGACAACTCCAAAGATGCAgactgactacaaagagacgcagGATGACTTAAAAGACGCAAAATGACTGAAGAGAGCACAGAACAATTGTCataagatgcaaaacaacttcaaaaagctgcataacaactacaaagagacgcagAATGACTTCAAACAACCAAAATGAATTAGAAAGAGGACGtacaacaactacaaagacacagagCGACTTCAGACTCAAAATGGCCAGACGTCTTTGATGCATAGACGCAGAACGACTACGAAGCAATGCAAAACAACTTCAGAAAGATGCAcgacaactacaaagagacgcagGATGACttaaaagatgcaaaatgactttgaagagagcgtAGAACAACCACAGGTAGACACACGATGACTTCAGACGCACAATGACTAGagtttaaaaatacatcaaGTACGAatacaaagagacgcaaaatgacTTCAGAGATGCGACACAACTACAGAGCACAGAACAATTGTTataagatgcaaaacaacttcaaaaagttgcataacaactacaaagagacgcagAATGACCTCAAACAACCAAAATGAATTAGAAAGAGAATGTACAACAGCTACAAAGACACAGAGCGACTTCAGACTCAAAATGGTCAGAGCTCTTGAATACATAGATGCAGAACGACTGcgaagagacaaaatgacctccaaGCTCCACAGAACTTTGAGATGCAAATAAGAAGCACACAGACTACAAAGAGTCGCAAGACAAattaaagagatgcaaaattatCACAAAGATGCAAAACGACATTGCTGCATCATCTGTagccattttgagtctctttgagtCTCTGCTCCTGTGACGGTGGGGAGGAGGGGTCTGTTACATGTCTGAGTCCAGGGGCCGACTCTTGGTGAAGCAACAAACAGCAGCTTCATATTGACGAAGTTTCATGTAAGaatatttaaagtttttattCTGAATAAACAATTAAACTTCTAAAGTACGATTATTGTCCCAGAGCAGACTGTTGATGAGTCCTCacacattttattctttttacaAACGTGCATTGAAAAGTTTTATGTTTTCTCTTAACGTGAAAACAGACGACAGAAACAGGAGAACACGTACGTACATACAGGCTTCatgatacagacacacaaacagctcacaTCTAATccatcactgtcacactgactgAGCGGACGGGCTGATTGATCAGTATCGATCACTGTATcaggtgaggatgatgatggttgGCCTGGTTGTGTGTGAGGTCAGGTGGGGATGTTTACTGTGGgtccaacaacaaacaataactGTAAAAGAAAATCTGAACATGTCTCCTTGTGTGTGACGACAGTCTGCGCTGTCCTGCAGCATCAACATGATCTTAGCGTGTGCTGCGCTACATTAAATATCAGCCGCCTGTCAGGCCTTCGACTCTGTTTGTCTCCTCAGTCTgtgatgatgaatgaatgaatgaatgaatgaggcaCAACAGGGGCCTCTAGTGGCAGAATGTGGCCCTGCAGCTCCAGCAGAAGCAGGAGCATCACAGGTGTGACACATTTATTATACCTGCTAGATTTTAGTTTACCTCGACTGTTGGAGGGAAATTGAACAGCTGCTGAGAGCAACGactccacacacactgaatcCATTGATACGTACATCAAACTGAACAATTTATAAGGTAATATTTAAAGATCTAAAAGCAAAAATTTACAGGATGTGTGAGATATGTTGAAATGTGTCAGGACACTCCTCACCACATTTCATACTCATATGACTATTTATACTGTCAT from Epinephelus moara isolate mb chromosome 18, YSFRI_EMoa_1.0, whole genome shotgun sequence harbors:
- the rad23aa gene encoding RAD23 homolog A, nucleotide excision repair protein a — its product is MQITLKTLQQQTIQIEIDPEQTVKALKEKIEAERGKDYFPVSGQKLIYAGKILQDDTPIKEYNIDEKNFVVVMVSKAKPAAAASPPASEAPKPPVQDSGSTSTAVPATAPASAPAPAPTPAAVPIPSEEAKEEPSAAATEPQQPASSSGGGQGLDASSALVTGAEYEAMLTEIMSMGYERERVVAALRASFNNPHRAVEYLLTGIPSSPVQESNPPAQAPASGPTEAPSLAEGENPLAFLRTQPQFLHMRQAIQQNPALLPALLQQLGRENPQLLQQISQHQELFIQMLNEPVGEAGDAPEVGEMGAAGEEGAPVNYIQVTPQEKEAIERLKALGFPEALVIQAYFACEKNENLAANFLLNQGLEDD